CGCGGCCGCAGGTATTGTGTTGGCCCTTGTATGGGTTATGCCAAATATCGTGAGTTTTTCAGAAAATTCATGGTGGCCTTCTAAGCAAAAACTGAACTACGGACTAGATATCCAAGGTGGCTTGCACCTGGTTATGGGCGTTGACGTAGACGGCGTTGTTAAAGAAAGCACAACACGCATGGTGGCTTCTATCAAAGCTGACCTGGCAAAAGATCAAGTTGAAGGCGCTGATGTAAAAACAGACAAGCCTGAAGCTGGTGAAGTGATCATCACTGTTGCTAATGCGGAAGCGAAAAAGAAAGCAGAAAAAGTTTTGTCAGAGAAATACCCAACGACTCTTCAAGTTGTAGGTTCTACTGATAATTCAGTAACGGCTCGTTACTTCGACGCTTATTTGACTGAATACAAAAATCGCGTCATTCAGCAAGCGATCGAAACAATCCGTAACCGTATCGATGAGTTCGGTGTTGCGGAACCTTCTATCTCTCAGCAGGGTTCAAACCGTATCCTTGTTCAATTGCCGGGTATGGCTGACGCTGAAAAAGCGAAACAGTTGATCAATACCACTGCAAAATTGGACTTTATGATCGTTTCAACTGAAAAAACTCAACAAGAGTTGCAAGCTTTGATCGCTGATGCGGAAAAAGCAGGTAACTACAAAATGGCCGGAATGAAATATTCTGACTATGTAAATAAGTTGAATGCTGACCTTAAAGGAAAGCTTCCGGAAAAAACTGTTTTGTATTTTGAGAAAGCTCCGAACGCAGCTTCTATGGAGGCGGGCGCAATTCCTTTCTTGCTAAGAACTGATACAGATTTGACGGGTGGAGCTTTGGATGACGCCTTTGTTGGTTACGACCAATACGGTGGTCCTCAGGTTTCTTTGCACTTCAATACTGCAGGCGCTACCAAATTTGCGGATCTTACGGGTAACAACGTAGGTAAGCAGATGGCGATCGTTCTGGATAAAATCGTAAAATCAGCTCCAAGCGTGCGTGATCGTATTGCTGGTGGACAAGCCGTGATCACATTGGGTGGCGGTCGTGACCGTAACGGCATGATGGATGAGGCTAAAATGATTTCAACGGCTCTTCGTGCGGGTGCATTGCCTGCAACATTGGAGCAGTTGGAAGAAAGACGTGTGGGACCAACTTTGGGTGCTGACTCTATCGCGAAAGCGAAAATGGGTGCCTATATTGGTGCGGCGTTGATCATCCTTTTCATGTTGATCTACTACAAAGGTATGGGCGCTATCGCGAACGTTTCATTGATCATCAATATCACGGGTGTTTTTGCTTTGTTGACTTCATTTGGTGCAACTTTGACCTTGCCTGGTATCGCGGCGATCGCTTTGACGGTTGGTTTTGCGGTCGATGCGAACGTTCTGATCAATGAACGTATCAAGGAAGAGCTGGCAATGGGACATAGCTTGAAAGTGGCAATCAAAGAAGGATACCACAGAGCGATGTCAGCGATTATCGATGGTAACGTAACGACAGCGGCAACAGCTGTGGTTCTTTTGTACTTCGGTACGGGCCCAGTGCGTGGTTTCGCGGTGAACTTGTTGATCGGTATCGCAACAACATTGTTTGCGAACGTGTTCGTATCAAAAGTTATCGTAGACCAATTGATGGTTAAATTTAACGTTAAGAAGTTGTCTATTTAATATGGGTGCACAAATGACTAACAAAAAAACTGTGACAGAATCATCTGGTAAATACGACTTCGTAGGTAAAGTAGGCATCTTCGCAGGGATCTCTATTCTTCTTGTCGTGGCCTCTTTGGCGTTCCTTGCGGTTCGCGGTATCAGCTACGGTATCGACTTCAAGGGTGGTACTGAATTCCAAGTAAGATTCGATAAAGGTGTTTCAATTGATCAAGTTCGTAGTTCTGTTGATGAATTGAAATTGGGTGAAGTGGGCGTTCAATCTTTCGGTGAAGGCGCCAACGAATTCATCATTCGTTTCCAGGGTAAGCAGG
The nucleotide sequence above comes from Bdellovibrio svalbardensis. Encoded proteins:
- the secD gene encoding protein translocase subunit SecD — encoded protein: MDGLRWRTIGAAAGIVLALVWVMPNIVSFSENSWWPSKQKLNYGLDIQGGLHLVMGVDVDGVVKESTTRMVASIKADLAKDQVEGADVKTDKPEAGEVIITVANAEAKKKAEKVLSEKYPTTLQVVGSTDNSVTARYFDAYLTEYKNRVIQQAIETIRNRIDEFGVAEPSISQQGSNRILVQLPGMADAEKAKQLINTTAKLDFMIVSTEKTQQELQALIADAEKAGNYKMAGMKYSDYVNKLNADLKGKLPEKTVLYFEKAPNAASMEAGAIPFLLRTDTDLTGGALDDAFVGYDQYGGPQVSLHFNTAGATKFADLTGNNVGKQMAIVLDKIVKSAPSVRDRIAGGQAVITLGGGRDRNGMMDEAKMISTALRAGALPATLEQLEERRVGPTLGADSIAKAKMGAYIGAALIILFMLIYYKGMGAIANVSLIINITGVFALLTSFGATLTLPGIAAIALTVGFAVDANVLINERIKEELAMGHSLKVAIKEGYHRAMSAIIDGNVTTAATAVVLLYFGTGPVRGFAVNLLIGIATTLFANVFVSKVIVDQLMVKFNVKKLSI